One window from the genome of Heptranchias perlo isolate sHepPer1 chromosome 22, sHepPer1.hap1, whole genome shotgun sequence encodes:
- the polr3k gene encoding DNA-directed RNA polymerase III subunit RPC10, with product MLLFCPTCGNVLIVEEGQKCYRFACNTCPYVHNITRKVTNRKYPKLKEVDDVLGGAAAWENVDSTAEQCPKCEHPRAYFMQIQTRSADEPMTTFYKCCNPGCGHRWRD from the exons ATGTTGCTTTTTTGTCCCACCTGCGGCAACGTCTTGATCGTGGAGGAAGGACAGAAATGTTATCGCTTCgcctgcaacacctgcccctacGTGCACAACATCACCCGTAAA GTAACAAACAGAAAATATCCCAAACTAAAAGAAGTTGATGACGTGTTGGGTGGAGCCGCTGCTTGGGAAAATGTCGACTCTACAGCAG AACAATGTCCCAAATGTGAACATCCTCGGGCATATTTCATGCAGATACAAACTAGATCTGCTGATGAACCTATGACTACATTTTACAAGTGCTGCAACCCAGGGTGTGGACATCGATGGAGGGATTAA